A part of Larimichthys crocea isolate SSNF chromosome VII, L_crocea_2.0, whole genome shotgun sequence genomic DNA contains:
- the pid1 gene encoding PTB-containing, cubilin and LRP1-interacting protein isoform X2 has protein sequence MEINKSSTSTVAYLGKVTISGTQFLSGCTESAVVGLVERRALAQQQGTLPAGNSLLEIRPFQVRLHHLDEHGEASVTMDTYQVARIAYCTADHSIRPNVFAWIYREINDDLSFQMDCHAVECENKLEAKKLAHSMMEAFRKTFHSMRSDGRIHKSGSSDDFAEDSSTPEDSTPDDG, from the coding sequence GTGGCCTACCTGGGTAAGGTGACCATATCTGGGACCCAGTTCCTGTCTGGCTGCACAGAGTCGGCGGTGGTGGGTCTGGTGGAGCGTCGTGCCCTCGCCCAACAACAAGGCACCTTACCTGCAGGCAACTCTCTGCTGGAGATTCGGCCCTTCCAGGTGCGTCTTCACCACTTGGACGAGCATGGTGAGGCCTCAGTAACCATGGACACCTACCAGGTGGCGCGGATTGCCTACTGCACAGCCGACCACAGCATCAGACCCAACGTATTTGCTTGGATCTACCGAGAGATCAACGACGACTTGTCCTTCCAGATGGACTGCCATGCGGTGGAGTGCGAGAACAAGCTGGAGGCGAAGAAGCTGGCGCACTCAATGATGGAGGCTTTCCGCAAGACTTTCCACAGCATGCGCAGCGATGGTCGCATCCACAAGAGTGGCTCATCGGATGACTTTGCTGAGGACTCATCCACCCCTGAAGACTCGACCCCAGATGACGGTTGA